The DNA sequence CAGCAATCCCTTCTGTCCCTCACACATATCCCACTTTATTTCCAATTATATATTCTAAAGTGAAATATAAAGTGGCTTGTTTTTTCCTCAAAAATGTATGTACATTAATATGCATGTAATTTatctttttgtaaaatatattcccTAGAGTTGATGAAtgtaacaaaaattatatagaaggtAGTATAAAGGAGTCCATTTGTTACAAGTAAACATGTGATGACAGTTTGGCCATGTTTAGGTGATTTATGCTTCATCCCTTGCCTCCACATGAAGCAAGTGGGTTCTGGATAAAAGGATTTGGCATCACAACTTTGTGGTTGCAACATACAAGTCattctatttaattttatttttcatttttaagtttTGGTATTGGATTTGAATTTAATGTTGCTAATGTAAATATGCCTCATGATTGACTTGAGCCTTTGTATGATTTTTACTTCATTCTTTGTTTTTTACTTTTATCTTTATCTTTAGTTAtatgaattttgaattatttttttgtcaagatTAAGATGTTTacaatcaaattttataataatttgtcttgcaaaaattaattattccaatcttaaatatgaaattatattaattttgtgttttatatatacacaccgtGTGCGCCCCAcacaatattataaatattcataaatatatatacaccttATTACTTCCAACTTATcttatttttcacaaataaataatttatactaaAAAAACTTGGTGATTGTACTTTTAACCAGGGGTGATTGcagtgcgggcggtgcggtttttggcTCAAACCGCAAACCAAACCACATATGCGGTTTTGTAAATTTCTCAAACCGCAACTGCATTACCAAAAATTGAAAACCACGGTGCGGTTTAcggtttggtgcggtgcggACGGTAACCGGTTTGATTTTGATGATCACCCGCTACCTTCAACTATgtcaccttttttttttttatcaggaAAACTTTAGAACCAGTTTCCACTTAAAAATAATTCCCTCAGAAATAATCACAAATTGCTATTTACGGAACGCAAACTAGGTGATGCATGATTTacctaaaacaaaaaataaatattgaaaaactaGAAAGTCACATCTTCCTTTGTCCTCGGCTCTCCATTTCTTACACGGGACGGGAGGatacccaaatatatgaaaaaaggCCCCAAATAACCAGATTTAGAGTCAAATTGCCCTAAATAACCGATATCAAAATATTGGCCCTCAATGACCAAAAGAGACGCAAATGAAATAGCGTTTTCTATGTTACAGCGGAACGCTAAATCGTGCAGCGTTTTCACATTTTACTATAACGGAAAACGCTACACGGAGTCGCGTTTTTACTTTtatcagaatatatatatatttcaaacaaaaaacaattattcataaatttatatataattttataaccgttaacatttagggtttaggtttgggttttagaaagattaattcatactgtatataaattggccgacgattagggtttaggattgagggtgtagggccggtaggccctactccctcgagcctaaaccctaattaagcgaggctgaagggccgaaggccctgaagccgagacgccggcggaatgataattttataaccgttaacatttagggtttaagtttgggttttagaaagattaattcatactttatataaattggccgacggttagggtttaggattgagggtgtagggccggtaggccctactccctcgagcctaaaccctaattaagcgaggctgaagggccgaaggccctgaagccgagacgctggcagaatgataattttataaccgttaacatttagggtttaggtttgggttttagaaagacTGAATTAATCGCTTAATAAGACCCTACTACAAGTAGCGTTttgaaatttaacaaaaatataaacactTAAACGCTTTTACGTGTAGCGTTTTagtgttttaaaatatttatttaactgagacgctacacgatgtagcgttttaaaataattattcaactaagacgctacacgatgtagcgtttttgttgttttaacaAAAACGCTACTCCAAAAACGTCTCTATTGGTTATTGAGGGCCATCTTCCGGGTATTTGgttatttagggcattttgAAGCTAAATATGGTTATATGGGGCCAAAACcccaaatatatacacacacaaacaaaaacCTACGTATCTATCTATCCCATATCTTATTACAGAAGCCAACCCATGTAAGAATTTGAACTCCTCTCCTCctcaaactaaaataataattttataaataattattaataataaattcccTTCCTCTCCCTGTTTTATTTGTTACCATAAAAACTGAGTTTAATTAACTTTATTCTCTTGCCATCTTCATCTTTCTCCatcttttatataaaaacaagaagaagaaaagaggGTGCCTCAGCCCTCTGCTCTTCTTTTTGCACCCTTCTTAGatctttatatacatatatacatacagattGTATTCATACCCATCGTCTTCTCCTTCATCCATTCTTTTTCACTTTCTTGTTCTGCTCTTCAGGTATATTTTTGATGTTTTTATgggttttttttgttgtttttgtgtaaagattgaatctttatgTTTATATGGATGAACCCATTTGAttcttgattgttttgatggttttgatgaaaatgatttttttttgttttatttgatgttGATCAGAGATGGTTATGATTTTGATTATTGGTTGTATGTATAGGTGTTATTAGAttgatatatgtgtgtgtatgtgttgtTTGGTAGATCTGTTATGTAAGTATATTGTTGGGGattatgtttgtgtgtgtgtgtgttttagaTTGAGATTTTTAGGAATTAGTTGTTTTTAAAGGTATGTTAGGTGATAATCTGATTGGATGATGAGTGCAGGATGGAGATGGAACCTGGGAAGTTGTTCATTGGTGGAATTTCATGGGACACTAATGAAGATCGTCTCAAGGAATATTTTCAAACGTTTGGTGAAGTGGTGGAAGCTGTGATTATGAAGGATCGAACAACGGGTCGTGCTCGTGGGTTCGGTTTTGTTGTTTTTGCTGATCCTGCTGTTGCGGAAGGGGTGGTTAAAGATAAACATATGATAGATGGCAGAACTGTAAGTTgcatatctttttttttctttatttggtTGTGTTTATGATTTAGAAGATACATTGgtataatataatttgtttgCCGAGAAAAGTGGAAAAGGTTAGTACTTGTATTCCTTTGGGTTTGCTCCACGCCTAGATTGCATTTGACTGGAGCTGGTGATGGTTCTAATATATTGCAATTGTGCAAGAATTTTAGGTTTACATaacattcttttctttttgtgtacTATGTATTCTtattgtgaataaaaatttgattttcatATCTGCTTCCTCAGGTGGAAGCAAAGAAGGCTGTTCCTAGGGATGATCAGCAAACTCCGAATAGGATCAGTGGCAGTGTTCAAGGTTCGCCGGTACCTATCCGCACCAAGAAGATATTTGTAGGAGGTTTGGCATCCACAGTCACTGAGAGTGACTTTAAGAATTACTTCGATCAATTTGGGACAATAACGGATGTTGTGGTAATGTATGATCACAACACCCAGAGGCCCAGAGGGTTTGGATTCATCACATATGATTCGGAGGAAGCAGTAGATAGGGTGCTGCTTAGAACTTTCCATGAGCTCAATGGTAAAATGGTCGAGGTTAAGCGGGCTGTTCCCAAAGAATTATCTCCAGGATCAATTAGGAGTCAGCTAAGCGGGCAAAACTATGGTCTGAGCAGAGTAAGCAATCTACTTAATGCCTACACTCAGGGGTATAGTCCAAGCCCAGGTGGAGGCTATGGACTAAGAATGGATGGTAGGTTTAGTCCAGCTGCTGTTGGCCGCAGCGGATATTCTTCATTGAGTTCTGGCTATGGTCTGGGATCATATTTTGAACCAGGTTTGGGATCAAATCTTGAAGGATCTGCGCACCTTGGTTCTAATATTAGTTATGCTCGTGGTTTGGATGCTTTCCAAAACGGGAGTCCAAATAGGTACGGAAGTCCAGTTGGGCACGGCATAGCTGGAACCGGCTCTGTGTTGAACACAATGAACTGGAACACATGGGGAGATGGTGGTCTTAATTATACCAAAAACTTAACTAATTCTGCTGAATTTATGGGTTCTGGTAGCGCGAATACTGGGTTAGTCAATGCACTAGGTAATATTGGAGCCATTTGGGGTTCCTCGCCCATATCAGGTCAGGACAGAGGCATCGGTTCTGCTTTTAGCAATGAGAACATTAACTATGGCAATGCTGAGAACAGTTTCGAATTAGGTGGATTGGGTTATGCAAGGAACACTAGAGGCAATATGGCTCCATCTCCAATATCATCTTTTGGTGCTGCAAATAGTGCTTATGAAGGTTCCTTTGGTAACTTTCATGGCAGTGGTTCAGTCTTTGGGGACACGACTTGGCGTTCAGCATCTCCTGATCTCGAGGGCCCTCGAACTTTTGATTATGATCTCCGGACTGCAGTTTCTGAGGTCACACCTAAAAATGCTGTTGGTTATGTTGGTGGTTATAGTGTTACTAATAGAGCAAATAGAGGTATGTGACTCTCTACTTCTAATACCAATTATTCTTCCATTTCATTGTTTTAATCTTCTTAGTTCTTATGCTAAATAAGCATTTGAAAATGATCAACGTATCAGTGTTTGAACTTGTTTGTTAACATTTTTAAACGTGTGAATAGAAAAAATAACTTGCACTCAGGATCTCACTCTAAATTTATACAGTATTGTTTACATATATAGGCAAATGTTCAAATTGAAACAAgagcctagaaactagaaatGCCCCCGGCCCGGCCCCACCCCTGGGCTCTACTGCCCTTTTCCCGTCACTTTAATACTCTTTGTTTCAAGTTTCTAGGCTAAAAAAGTTTCCGTTGGAGTAAgaccatatatatacatatatgtatatatgtgtgtgtatatgtatatatgggtatatatataaaaccatATCGCAAAGTAGCTAACGAAGTTCTCATCTAAAGTATCCTTTTTCTAATCATCTTGTTGATTTAACTCTGAAGTTCTAGATATAAATCTTCATTGCATCTTTGTGCTTGAAAATTAATAGCTTAAAGCTAAAGGACTTGCTTATCATGTTGATAGAGTACCCCATCTTGGCCTTTGTAGCATCTCAGTTTCCTTGCAGTTTCTTTGGAATTATCTTCCCCTGGGTAATGTTACTTTTCCCAAACATCATCTACCTTCTATCCATGGACACAAGTTACTCCTTCCTCTTGCCTCATGGTGAGTGCATAATCCCAACCTGAGATGAGTTTCTAGTATCATATTACAATCGTGATGTGTCAAACCACGTAAGCCTTTTTACAGTTCATAGTCCTCACTCTGTCTTGCAAAGCtcctttttaaaatttggaTCCATGGTACAGAATATAATATAGCAGGTGCATAAATGTATGTGTCCGGACTTCTAATATAGTCTGATTGGTATGTTGCTAGATGCTATTTTGTCTGTCTATGTCTATGTTGCTTGATTCTATGTTGTCCGTCCTGGGTACTAATTTCAAGTTCAGCAGTACAAGACTAGCCATTTTAGATAATAATCAGGGTGCCACCTTTTGCATGTGTTTTGCCACGTCTAACCATTTTTAGTAAATAGGATCTTAATCTCAATACTTGTAATATTGATTGAAGAAAGACACGAAAGAAAGAATGAGGTAGATAGGTTTTTTGGTTTATTTTCCGTAAAACCTCAAAACGCATTATTCATAATGCAGTCTGCTTTCACTAAGGGAATGAGGGTGTAAAATAAGATGGCATGATGGCTCATGTATTCAACCATTGCAAACTTTGGTGG is a window from the Daucus carota subsp. sativus chromosome 8, DH1 v3.0, whole genome shotgun sequence genome containing:
- the LOC108199763 gene encoding heterogeneous nuclear ribonucleoprotein 1, translating into MEMEPGKLFIGGISWDTNEDRLKEYFQTFGEVVEAVIMKDRTTGRARGFGFVVFADPAVAEGVVKDKHMIDGRTVEAKKAVPRDDQQTPNRISGSVQGSPVPIRTKKIFVGGLASTVTESDFKNYFDQFGTITDVVVMYDHNTQRPRGFGFITYDSEEAVDRVLLRTFHELNGKMVEVKRAVPKELSPGSIRSQLSGQNYGLSRVSNLLNAYTQGYSPSPGGGYGLRMDGRFSPAAVGRSGYSSLSSGYGLGSYFEPGLGSNLEGSAHLGSNISYARGLDAFQNGSPNRYGSPVGHGIAGTGSVLNTMNWNTWGDGGLNYTKNLTNSAEFMGSGSANTGLVNALGNIGAIWGSSPISGQDRGIGSAFSNENINYGNAENSFELGGLGYARNTRGNMAPSPISSFGAANSAYEGSFGNFHGSGSVFGDTTWRSASPDLEGPRTFDYDLRTAVSEVTPKNAVGYVGGYSVTNRANRGIAT